A genomic window from Dechloromonas sp. A34 includes:
- a CDS encoding UvrD-helicase domain-containing protein codes for MSGLNPQQREAIHYLDGPLLVLAGAGSGKTRVITQKIAYLVQDCGFQPRNVAAITFTNKAAKEMQERIGKILAKPLADQLQISTFHSLGVRILREEAKALGYKPRFSIFDSADCAAIIGDVAQTVDKGTLRHLQAIISNWKNGLVTPEAARHLAADEHQVLAAHAYLSYEATLKAYQAVDFDDLIGLPVVLFQQHPEIADKWQNRLRYLLVDEYQDTNACQYQLLKLLTGVRAQFTAVGDDDQAIYGWRGADIENLKKLPAEFPALKVIKLEQNYRSTVRILKAANNVISHNEKLFDKKLWSELGHGEQITVTACRDNDAEAEGVVMKLQAHRFEHRSKFKDYAILYRSNHQARGFEEYLRDHRIPYLLSGGKSFFDKAEIKDIISYLRLLTNEDDDPAFIRAATTPKRGIGAATLQVLGTYAGERHISLFQAAFEEGFAQRVQARQQEPLLEFCQFINRIQERAVREPAHQVLPDLLKAIDYETFLYDHEEERTAQTRWGNVCEFANWLNKKGEQDGKTLIDLTQSIALINMLDKQNDEEVDAVQLSTLHAAKGLEYKHVFLVGVEEGILPHRESLDPAKIEEERRLMYVGITRAQHSLNISWCERRKQMREFIPCEPSRFIDEMGREDIRFAGGKQDGPSDKATGSARLDAMKAMLAGNKP; via the coding sequence ATGTCCGGCCTCAATCCCCAGCAACGCGAAGCAATCCATTACCTCGACGGCCCTTTGCTGGTGCTGGCGGGTGCCGGCTCGGGTAAGACGCGGGTGATCACCCAGAAAATAGCCTATTTGGTCCAGGATTGCGGCTTCCAGCCGCGCAACGTGGCGGCCATCACCTTCACCAACAAGGCGGCGAAGGAAATGCAGGAGCGGATCGGCAAGATTCTCGCCAAGCCGCTGGCCGACCAGCTGCAGATCTCGACCTTCCACTCGCTCGGCGTGCGCATCCTGCGCGAAGAGGCGAAGGCACTGGGCTACAAGCCACGCTTCTCGATTTTCGACTCGGCCGATTGCGCGGCGATCATCGGCGATGTCGCGCAAACGGTGGACAAGGGCACCCTGCGCCATCTGCAAGCGATCATCTCCAACTGGAAAAATGGGCTGGTGACGCCGGAAGCAGCGCGCCATCTAGCCGCCGACGAGCACCAAGTCCTCGCCGCCCATGCCTACCTGTCCTACGAGGCGACACTGAAAGCCTACCAGGCGGTCGATTTCGACGACCTGATCGGCCTGCCGGTGGTGCTGTTCCAGCAGCATCCGGAGATCGCCGACAAATGGCAGAACCGCCTGCGCTACCTGCTGGTCGATGAATACCAGGACACCAATGCCTGCCAGTACCAGTTGCTCAAGCTGCTGACCGGCGTCCGTGCCCAGTTCACGGCGGTCGGCGACGACGATCAGGCGATCTATGGCTGGCGCGGCGCCGATATCGAGAACCTGAAGAAGCTGCCGGCCGAGTTTCCGGCCCTCAAGGTCATCAAGCTCGAACAGAATTACCGCTCGACGGTGCGCATCCTGAAGGCGGCCAACAACGTCATCTCGCACAACGAGAAGCTGTTCGACAAGAAACTGTGGTCCGAGCTCGGTCATGGCGAGCAGATCACCGTTACCGCCTGCCGCGACAACGATGCCGAGGCCGAGGGCGTGGTCATGAAGCTGCAGGCGCACCGTTTCGAGCATCGCAGCAAGTTCAAGGATTACGCCATCCTCTATCGCTCGAACCACCAGGCGCGCGGCTTCGAGGAATACCTGCGCGACCACCGTATTCCCTACCTGCTGTCCGGCGGCAAGTCCTTCTTCGACAAGGCGGAAATCAAGGACATCATTTCCTACCTGCGCCTGCTGACCAACGAGGACGACGATCCGGCCTTCATCCGGGCGGCCACGACACCCAAGCGTGGCATCGGAGCGGCGACTCTGCAGGTGCTCGGCACTTATGCCGGTGAGCGCCATATCTCCCTGTTCCAGGCCGCCTTCGAGGAGGGTTTCGCCCAGCGCGTGCAGGCCCGCCAGCAGGAACCACTGCTCGAGTTCTGCCAGTTCATCAACCGCATTCAGGAGCGGGCCGTGCGCGAGCCGGCCCACCAGGTGCTGCCCGATCTGCTGAAAGCCATCGACTACGAGACCTTCCTCTACGACCACGAAGAGGAGCGCACGGCGCAGACGCGCTGGGGCAACGTCTGCGAGTTCGCCAATTGGCTGAACAAGAAGGGCGAACAGGATGGCAAGACGCTGATCGACCTGACCCAGAGCATTGCCCTGATCAACATGCTGGACAAGCAGAACGACGAGGAGGTCGATGCCGTCCAGCTGTCGACCCTGCATGCCGCCAAGGGCCTGGAGTACAAGCATGTCTTCCTGGTCGGGGTCGAGGAAGGCATCCTGCCCCATCGCGAATCGCTCGATCCGGCCAAGATCGAGGAGGAACGCCGGCTGATGTATGTCGGCATCACGCGCGCCCAGCACTCGCTGAACATCTCCTGGTGCGAGCGGCGAAAGCAGATGCGCGAGTTCATTCCCTGCGAACCGTCGCGTTTCATCGACGAAATGGGCCGCGAGGATATCCGCTTCGCCGGCGGCAAGCAGGACGGGCCGAGCGACAAGGCTACCGGCAGCGCCCGCCTTGATGCGATGAAGGCCATGCTGGCCGGCAACAAGCCTTAA
- a CDS encoding 4Fe-4S dicluster domain-containing protein: MQKSLHIDPAKCTGCLQCEMACSFEHTGTINPSKSRIKVFSFEHEGRKVPYTCTQCSDAWCMNSCPVEAIVIDAATGAKVVKEAICVGCKVCTIACPFGTVNYMADVGKVQKCDLCAGDPKCVSACPTAAITYVDADWTGLERMRAWAAKANTSAVAA; this comes from the coding sequence ATGCAGAAGTCGCTACACATCGATCCGGCCAAGTGCACCGGCTGTTTACAGTGCGAAATGGCTTGCTCATTCGAGCATACGGGCACGATCAACCCGTCGAAATCCCGTATCAAGGTTTTCAGTTTCGAGCATGAGGGGCGCAAGGTGCCCTATACCTGCACCCAGTGTTCCGATGCCTGGTGTATGAACTCCTGCCCGGTCGAAGCGATCGTCATCGACGCCGCCACCGGGGCCAAGGTGGTCAAGGAAGCGATCTGTGTTGGCTGCAAGGTGTGCACCATCGCCTGCCCGTTCGGCACGGTCAATTACATGGCCGATGTTGGCAAGGTCCAGAAATGCGACCTCTGCGCTGGCGATCCGAAATGCGTCAGCGCCTGCCCGACCGCCGCCATCACCTATGTCGACGCCGACTGGACCGGCCTGGAGCGCATGCGCGCCTGGGCCGCGAAGGCGAACACTTCGGCCGTTGCCGCTTAA
- a CDS encoding DUF4197 domain-containing protein — protein sequence MKRLLNTGFALCLSLAAVVAQAGALDAISAGDASAGVKEALAKGADYAVASLGKDNGFLGNSKVKIPLPGYLQKAEKGMRMFGMGKQADELVNTMNHAAENAVAEAKPILTDSIRKMSVQDAKGILTGGEDSVTQYFKRTSTEQLSQKFTPIVKAETKKLQLAEQYNNYAGKAASAGLIDQKDADIDSYVTQKAMDGLFLMIAEEEKKLRANPVGAGSDLLKKVFGAL from the coding sequence ATGAAACGACTGCTCAACACCGGTTTTGCCCTGTGCCTCTCCCTGGCAGCAGTCGTGGCCCAGGCCGGGGCGCTCGATGCCATTTCTGCCGGCGATGCCAGCGCCGGGGTCAAGGAGGCCCTGGCCAAGGGGGCCGACTATGCAGTGGCTTCGCTTGGCAAGGACAACGGCTTTCTCGGCAACAGCAAGGTCAAGATCCCGCTGCCCGGCTACCTGCAGAAGGCCGAAAAGGGCATGCGCATGTTCGGCATGGGCAAGCAGGCCGACGAACTGGTCAACACCATGAACCACGCCGCGGAGAATGCCGTAGCCGAGGCCAAGCCGATTCTCACCGATTCGATCAGGAAGATGAGCGTGCAGGACGCCAAGGGCATCCTGACCGGTGGCGAGGACAGCGTAACGCAGTATTTCAAGCGGACCTCGACCGAACAGCTGAGCCAGAAATTCACGCCGATCGTCAAGGCGGAGACCAAGAAGCTGCAACTGGCCGAGCAGTACAACAATTATGCCGGCAAGGCTGCCAGTGCCGGGCTGATCGACCAGAAGGACGCCGACATCGACAGCTACGTCACCCAGAAGGCCATGGACGGGCTGTTCCTGATGATCGCCGAGGAAGAGAAAAAGCTGCGCGCCAATCCGGTTGGCGCCGGCAGTGATCTGCTGAAAAAGGTCTTCGGCGCGCTGTAA
- a CDS encoding aldehyde ferredoxin oxidoreductase family protein: protein MGWNRKVLRVNLTAGTCTPEPLNMAWANDFLGSRGLGTKYLCEEIDPKVDPLSPDNKLIMATGPLTGTMASTGGRYTVITKGPLTGAIACSNSGGFFGAEMKFAGWDMIIFEGRSPKPVYLFVENDVAELRDAAHLWGKTTWVTEETIKKLHQDPQIRVSSIGRSGENGVLFSCVVNDLHRAAGRSGVGAVMGSKNLKAVAIRGTKGVSGIKDFPGFLAATQAAKKVLADNAVTGQGLPKYGTQVLMNVINEIGALPTRNHRDVQFEEAGQISAEAMHEKRPTDGKAHLLTNAACFGCTIACGRISQLDQGHFTVVNKPEYWGASGGLEYESAWSLGASNGVGDLEALQYANMVCNEDGFDPITFGATVSAIMELYEMGVLTKEQIGIEAPFGSAKALAYLAEITARGEGFGKEVGLGSKRLAAKYGHPELSMSVKGLEFPAYDGRAIQGMGLNYATSNRGACHVRGYTVASEVLGIPVKTDPLVTEGKPGLVKAFQDATTIFDSAGVCLFTSFAWTVADVQPQLQAACEGDWSMEKLTLVGERIWNLERQFNLKAGFTKKDDDLPPRLKTEAAKTGPAKGLVSGVEKMLPEYYELRGWNAEGVPETATLERLGL from the coding sequence ATGGGTTGGAATCGTAAAGTCCTGCGCGTCAATCTCACCGCCGGCACCTGCACTCCCGAACCGCTGAACATGGCCTGGGCCAATGATTTCCTGGGCTCGCGCGGCCTCGGTACCAAATATCTGTGCGAAGAAATCGACCCGAAGGTCGATCCCTTGTCGCCCGACAACAAGCTGATCATGGCGACCGGCCCGTTGACCGGCACCATGGCGTCGACCGGTGGTCGTTATACGGTAATCACCAAGGGGCCGCTGACCGGCGCGATCGCCTGTTCCAATTCGGGCGGCTTCTTTGGCGCCGAGATGAAATTCGCCGGTTGGGACATGATCATTTTCGAAGGCAGGTCGCCGAAGCCGGTCTATCTGTTCGTCGAGAACGATGTGGCCGAACTGCGCGATGCCGCGCATCTGTGGGGCAAGACCACCTGGGTTACCGAAGAGACGATCAAGAAGCTGCATCAGGACCCGCAGATTCGCGTCTCCTCGATCGGCCGCTCGGGCGAGAACGGCGTGCTGTTCTCCTGCGTGGTCAATGACCTGCACCGCGCCGCCGGCCGTTCCGGGGTGGGCGCCGTGATGGGCTCGAAGAACCTCAAGGCGGTGGCCATCCGCGGCACCAAGGGAGTTTCCGGCATCAAGGACTTCCCGGGCTTCCTCGCCGCCACCCAGGCGGCCAAGAAGGTGCTGGCCGATAACGCGGTGACCGGCCAGGGCCTGCCCAAGTACGGTACCCAAGTGCTGATGAACGTGATCAACGAAATTGGCGCCCTGCCGACGCGCAATCACCGTGACGTGCAATTCGAAGAAGCCGGTCAGATCTCGGCCGAAGCCATGCACGAGAAGCGCCCGACCGATGGCAAGGCGCACCTGCTGACCAATGCCGCCTGTTTCGGCTGCACGATCGCCTGCGGACGGATTTCGCAACTCGATCAGGGCCACTTCACGGTGGTCAACAAGCCCGAATACTGGGGTGCATCGGGCGGGTTGGAATACGAATCGGCGTGGTCGCTCGGCGCTTCGAACGGGGTCGGCGATCTCGAAGCCCTGCAGTACGCCAACATGGTCTGTAACGAAGACGGCTTCGACCCGATCACCTTCGGCGCCACCGTCTCGGCAATCATGGAGCTCTACGAGATGGGCGTCCTGACCAAGGAACAGATCGGCATCGAAGCGCCCTTCGGTTCGGCCAAGGCGCTGGCCTATCTGGCCGAAATCACGGCCCGTGGCGAAGGCTTTGGCAAGGAAGTCGGGCTCGGCTCGAAGCGCCTGGCCGCCAAGTATGGTCACCCCGAGCTGTCGATGAGCGTCAAGGGCCTGGAATTCCCCGCCTACGACGGGCGTGCCATTCAGGGTATGGGTCTCAATTATGCGACCTCGAACCGCGGTGCCTGCCATGTGCGCGGCTATACCGTGGCCTCCGAAGTGCTCGGCATTCCGGTCAAGACCGATCCGCTGGTCACCGAAGGCAAGCCTGGCCTGGTCAAGGCTTTCCAGGATGCGACGACGATTTTCGATTCGGCCGGGGTTTGCCTCTTTACCTCCTTCGCCTGGACGGTGGCCGATGTGCAACCCCAGTTGCAGGCCGCCTGCGAAGGCGACTGGTCGATGGAGAAGCTGACCCTGGTCGGCGAGCGAATCTGGAACCTCGAACGTCAATTCAACTTGAAGGCCGGTTTCACCAAGAAGGACGACGACCTGCCGCCACGTCTGAAGACCGAGGCGGCCAAGACCGGTCCCGCCAAGGGCCTGGTCAGCGGCGTCGAAAAGATGCTGCCGGAGTATTACGAGCTGCGCGGCTGGAATGCCGAAGGCGTGCCCGAGACGGCGACGCTGGAGCGTCTGGGCCTCTAA
- a CDS encoding NAD(P)/FAD-dependent oxidoreductase — translation MKHIILGNGPAGVVAAETLRKAAPDDEILLIGNEAEPPYSRMAIPYLLEGNIDEAGTYLRKSGDHFEKMGIRQHRGRAVALNTEKRTLLFDDGHFENFDRLLIATGSHPVRPPIPGIDLPEVQTCWTLADARAIAQMAKPGSRVLQLGAGFIGCIIMEALVNRGVSLTVVEMGDRMVPRMMTPEAGSMIKRWVERQGVKVVTKAGVEFIEKGKNSPLTVALSTGEHIDCDLLIVAAGVAPNAAFLEGTSIHVAKGVLVDDSMQTSVPGIYAAGDVAEAPDLFSGRHLVAAIQPNAADQARIAALNMAGQAARMKGVLAINVLDSMGMISSSFGEWQGVAGGDGVEQADESRGRYLSLQFQEDVLVGATAIGWTEHIGVLRGLIQAKTRLGAWKDKLLAAPTRFVEAYVACQRSPG, via the coding sequence ATGAAACACATCATCCTCGGCAATGGCCCGGCCGGCGTCGTTGCCGCCGAAACGCTGCGCAAGGCGGCGCCCGACGACGAGATCCTGCTCATCGGCAACGAAGCCGAACCGCCGTATTCCCGGATGGCCATTCCTTACCTGCTCGAAGGCAACATCGACGAAGCGGGCACTTACTTGCGCAAATCGGGCGATCATTTCGAAAAGATGGGCATACGCCAGCATCGGGGTCGGGCCGTCGCCCTGAACACCGAGAAACGCACGCTGCTGTTCGACGACGGCCATTTCGAGAATTTCGACCGCTTGCTGATCGCCACCGGTTCGCATCCAGTGCGGCCACCAATCCCCGGCATCGACCTACCGGAAGTGCAGACCTGCTGGACGCTGGCCGACGCCCGCGCGATCGCGCAGATGGCGAAACCCGGTTCGCGCGTGCTGCAACTGGGGGCCGGCTTCATCGGCTGCATCATCATGGAAGCCTTGGTCAATCGCGGGGTCAGCCTGACCGTCGTCGAAATGGGGGACCGCATGGTGCCGCGCATGATGACGCCGGAGGCCGGCAGCATGATCAAGCGCTGGGTCGAGCGCCAGGGCGTCAAGGTGGTGACCAAGGCCGGAGTCGAGTTCATCGAGAAGGGCAAGAATTCGCCGCTGACCGTCGCGCTATCGACCGGTGAGCATATCGACTGCGATCTGCTGATCGTCGCGGCCGGCGTTGCACCGAATGCCGCTTTCCTCGAAGGTACATCGATCCATGTCGCCAAGGGCGTGCTGGTCGACGATTCAATGCAGACCTCGGTACCCGGCATCTATGCCGCCGGCGATGTCGCCGAGGCGCCCGACCTTTTCTCCGGCCGTCACCTGGTGGCCGCCATCCAGCCCAACGCCGCCGACCAGGCGCGCATCGCGGCCCTCAACATGGCCGGTCAGGCGGCGCGGATGAAGGGCGTGTTGGCGATCAACGTGCTCGATTCGATGGGGATGATTTCCTCTTCCTTCGGTGAGTGGCAGGGGGTGGCCGGCGGTGACGGCGTCGAACAGGCCGATGAAAGCCGTGGCCGCTACCTCAGCCTGCAGTTCCAGGAAGACGTGCTGGTCGGCGCGACGGCGATCGGCTGGACCGAGCACATCGGCGTGCTGCGCGGCCTGATCCAGGCCAAGACCCGTCTCGGAGCGTGGAAGGATAAGCTGCTGGCAGCGCCGACCCGCTTCGTCGAAGCCTATGTCGCCTGTCAGCGCTCGCCCGGTTGA
- the thiS gene encoding sulfur carrier protein ThiS has product MQVTLKFYATLADYLPAGSKNNRVNIEVADQATISAVIQPYALPPKLTHLVLVNGVFVPPDERATTCLQEGDVLAIWPPIAGG; this is encoded by the coding sequence ATGCAGGTCACGCTGAAGTTCTATGCCACGCTGGCCGATTACCTGCCGGCGGGGAGCAAGAATAACCGGGTCAATATCGAGGTCGCCGATCAGGCCACGATCAGCGCCGTCATCCAGCCCTATGCCCTGCCGCCCAAACTGACGCATCTGGTACTGGTCAATGGCGTTTTTGTACCACCGGACGAGCGGGCGACGACCTGTCTGCAGGAGGGCGATGTGCTGGCCATCTGGCCGCCAATTGCGGGTGGCTGA
- the mobB gene encoding molybdopterin-guanine dinucleotide biosynthesis protein B has protein sequence MKVIGFAGWSGSGKTTLVERVITLLEARGLAVSLIKHAHHEFDIDYAGKDSYRHRHAGCREVLVTSLNRWAVMHELRGRPELNLSEALAQLSPCDLVLVEGFKHEPIPKIEIYRAAIDKPQLFPNDPHVIAVASDAPLATTLPQLDINDPGAVAAFIVAWFELR, from the coding sequence ATGAAGGTCATCGGTTTTGCCGGCTGGTCCGGCAGCGGTAAAACGACATTGGTCGAGCGGGTCATCACTTTGCTCGAAGCACGTGGGCTTGCGGTTTCGCTGATCAAGCACGCACATCACGAGTTCGATATCGACTACGCGGGCAAGGATTCCTACCGCCACCGCCATGCCGGCTGCCGTGAGGTTCTGGTGACTTCGCTCAATCGCTGGGCGGTGATGCACGAACTGCGCGGCCGCCCTGAACTGAATCTGAGCGAGGCGCTGGCCCAGTTGTCACCCTGCGATCTGGTGCTGGTCGAGGGCTTCAAGCACGAACCGATTCCCAAAATTGAAATCTACCGGGCTGCCATCGACAAGCCCCAGCTGTTCCCGAACGACCCGCATGTCATTGCCGTGGCCAGCGATGCACCGCTCGCCACGACGCTGCCGCAGCTCGATATCAACGATCCGGGCGCGGTCGCTGCCTTTATCGTCGCCTGGTTCGAACTGCGCTGA
- a CDS encoding type IV pilus twitching motility protein PilT — translation MDITELLAFSVKNKASDLHLSSGLPPMIRVHGDVRRINLPAMEHKDVHGMVYDIMNDGQRKIYEETLECDFSFEIPNLARFRVNAFNQQRGAGAVFRTIPSKVLTLEELNCPKIFKDISEYPRGIVLVTGPTGSGKSTTLAAMVNHVNENDYGHILTVEDPIEFVHEAKKCLINQREVGPHTLSFSNALRSALREDPDVILVGEMRDLETIRLALTAAETGHLVFGTLHTSSAAKTVDRIVDVFPAAEKEMVRSMLSESLRAVISQTLLKTKDGQGRVAAHEIMIGTPAIRNLIRENKVAQMYSAIQTGQNFGMQTLDQNLLEMVRRNIVSSAEARNKAANKDAFPG, via the coding sequence ATGGACATCACCGAACTGCTGGCCTTCAGCGTCAAGAACAAGGCCTCCGATCTTCATTTGTCCTCCGGCTTGCCACCGATGATTCGCGTCCATGGCGATGTCCGTCGCATCAATCTGCCGGCCATGGAGCACAAGGATGTGCACGGCATGGTGTATGACATCATGAACGATGGTCAGCGCAAGATTTATGAAGAAACGCTGGAGTGCGACTTTTCATTTGAAATTCCCAATCTGGCGCGCTTCCGGGTCAATGCCTTCAATCAGCAGCGGGGAGCCGGTGCCGTCTTCCGGACCATTCCCTCCAAGGTGCTGACCCTGGAGGAGTTGAATTGCCCGAAAATCTTCAAGGACATTTCCGAGTACCCACGCGGCATCGTGCTGGTTACCGGGCCAACCGGTTCCGGCAAATCGACGACGCTGGCCGCCATGGTCAACCATGTCAATGAAAACGACTACGGGCATATCCTGACCGTCGAGGATCCGATCGAATTCGTCCATGAGGCTAAAAAGTGCCTGATCAACCAGCGTGAAGTCGGGCCGCACACGCTGTCCTTTTCCAACGCCCTGCGCTCGGCCTTGCGCGAAGACCCGGACGTCATTCTGGTCGGCGAAATGCGCGACCTGGAAACCATCCGCCTGGCGCTGACCGCGGCCGAAACCGGTCACCTGGTGTTCGGGACGCTGCATACCTCGTCGGCGGCGAAGACGGTGGACCGCATCGTCGACGTTTTCCCGGCTGCGGAAAAGGAAATGGTTCGTTCGATGCTCTCCGAATCGCTGCGGGCCGTCATTTCGCAGACATTGTTGAAGACCAAGGATGGTCAGGGCCGGGTCGCGGCCCATGAAATCATGATCGGCACGCCAGCCATCCGCAATCTGATCCGCGAGAACAAGGTGGCACAGATGTATTCGGCGATCCAGACCGGCCAGAATTTCGGGATGCAGACCCTCGACCAGAATCTGCTGGAAATGGTCCGTCGCAACATCGTTTCCAGCGCCGAGGCGCGTAACAAGGCTGCCAACAAGGACGCCTTCCCGGGCTGA
- a CDS encoding c-type cytochrome yields the protein MAEKHSSKGIMWATIIVAIILIAIIFPLSVKKTTSAADSAGGNDEAEVRIQPVAKFELAKAAPATSGAPKDGATVFNTVCGACHNTGAAGAPKLDDKGAWAPRLATGKEALYKSAIGGKNAMPPKGGSSLSDEEIKGAVDYMLSKVK from the coding sequence ATGGCCGAGAAGCACTCATCCAAGGGCATCATGTGGGCAACGATCATTGTCGCGATCATCTTGATCGCCATCATCTTCCCGCTGTCCGTCAAGAAAACCACCTCGGCAGCCGATTCCGCAGGAGGCAACGATGAGGCTGAAGTCCGCATCCAACCGGTCGCCAAGTTCGAACTGGCCAAGGCGGCACCGGCCACCAGCGGAGCCCCGAAGGATGGCGCAACCGTCTTCAACACCGTGTGCGGTGCCTGCCACAACACCGGCGCTGCCGGCGCACCGAAACTCGACGACAAGGGCGCCTGGGCCCCGCGCCTGGCCACCGGCAAGGAAGCGCTGTACAAGAGTGCCATCGGCGGCAAGAACGCCATGCCGCCGAAGGGTGGCTCCAGCCTGTCCGACGAGGAAATCAAGGGCGCCGTCGACTACATGCTGAGCAAGGTCAAGTAA